In [Leptolyngbya] sp. PCC 7376, a genomic segment contains:
- a CDS encoding N-acetyltransferase, with protein sequence MIRATKVGDAIAITELAAANHFEPDEIELVQGTLESYLKGESEELWFSAFSPNDDLVGVLYCTPEPMTRGTWNILMILVHPGQHRQGYGKALMSHVETTLLERNTRLIIVETSSLDDFANARAFYPKCGYTETARIPDFYEAGSDKIIFRKDLAA encoded by the coding sequence ATGATTAGAGCCACAAAAGTAGGTGATGCGATCGCCATTACAGAGTTAGCGGCAGCAAACCATTTTGAACCTGACGAAATTGAATTAGTCCAAGGCACTTTAGAGAGTTATCTGAAGGGAGAAAGTGAGGAGCTATGGTTCTCGGCATTTAGCCCCAATGATGATTTAGTGGGAGTTCTCTATTGCACTCCCGAACCGATGACGCGAGGAACATGGAATATTTTGATGATTCTTGTTCACCCCGGGCAGCATCGACAGGGTTATGGCAAAGCATTGATGAGCCATGTTGAAACCACTTTATTAGAACGAAATACGCGTCTAATTATCGTTGAAACATCCAGTCTCGATGATTTTGCAAATGCCCGAGCCTTCTATCCCAAATGTGGCTACACAGAAACAGCAAGAATCCCGGATTTTTATGAAGCTGGCAGCGACAAAATTATTTTCCGCAAAGATTTAGCAGCTTAA
- the mutY gene encoding A/G-specific adenine glycosylase, whose amino-acid sequence MTAVFTEATRQAMRRSLLSWYGQAGRTLPWRNEPNIYRVWISEIMLQQTQVKTVISYYERWLKAFPTVQNLAQADQQTVLKLWEGLGYYARARNLHYAAQQVVTEFGGQFPEDLEAILQLKGVGRTTAGGILSSARNLPLSILDGNVKRVLSRLMALDRPPAKALKELWQLSDQLLDIENPRDFNQALMDLGATLCKQKNPSCDICPWQSNCQAYQQGTPTDFPRKAPKKKIPTKKLVAAIAFNTQNKVFIQQRPVTGLLGGLWEFPNIEGELKPLLDELFPNAVYQQSLETVFHAYTHFKIELTPKIHTVKNSEGNHWVKISDLDQYPFSKAHLKIIEQLRKING is encoded by the coding sequence ATGACCGCTGTGTTTACGGAAGCAACTAGACAGGCAATGCGGCGATCGCTCCTGAGCTGGTATGGGCAAGCAGGTCGGACATTACCTTGGCGCAATGAACCAAATATCTATCGGGTTTGGATTTCGGAGATTATGCTCCAGCAGACTCAGGTGAAAACCGTCATTTCTTACTATGAGCGTTGGCTGAAAGCTTTTCCAACCGTGCAGAATTTAGCGCAAGCGGATCAACAAACAGTGCTCAAGCTTTGGGAAGGGTTGGGGTATTATGCGCGGGCCAGAAATTTACACTATGCAGCACAACAGGTCGTGACGGAATTTGGTGGTCAATTCCCGGAGGATTTGGAGGCAATTTTGCAGCTAAAGGGAGTTGGGCGCACAACGGCGGGAGGTATTCTCAGTTCTGCTCGAAATTTGCCGTTATCTATTCTCGATGGCAATGTGAAACGAGTGTTATCACGTTTAATGGCACTTGATCGACCACCCGCAAAAGCGTTAAAGGAACTTTGGCAACTCTCTGATCAGCTGCTCGACATCGAAAATCCGAGGGATTTCAATCAAGCTTTGATGGATTTGGGGGCAACGCTCTGCAAACAAAAGAATCCGAGCTGTGATATTTGTCCATGGCAAAGTAACTGTCAAGCCTATCAACAGGGCACTCCAACAGATTTCCCACGTAAAGCGCCAAAGAAAAAAATCCCAACAAAAAAATTAGTCGCGGCGATCGCCTTCAATACACAAAACAAAGTATTTATTCAACAGCGTCCAGTAACGGGATTACTCGGTGGCTTATGGGAATTTCCTAATATCGAAGGTGAACTCAAACCCTTGCTCGATGAGCTATTTCCGAATGCAGTTTATCAACAATCTTTAGAAACTGTTTTCCATGCCTATACCCACTTTAAGATTGAGCTAACACCAAAAATCCATACCGTAAAAAATTCAGAGGGCAATCATTGGGTAAAAATATCGGACTTAGATCAATATCCTTTCTCAAAAGCACATCTCAAGATTATTGAACAATTACGCAAGATCAATGGGTAG
- a CDS encoding B12-binding domain-containing radical SAM protein, with product MRALLIYPVFPKSFWSFEKAIELIGRKALLPPLGLITVAAILPQDWEFKLVDRNIRPVTEAEWEWADIVIMSGMIVQKYDIADQIAEARKRGLKVAIGGPYATAFSKELRGEVDYLILDEGEITIPMFIESIEKGEESGIYRATEKPDVSTTPIPRYDLLELDAYSEMSVQFSRGCPYQCEFCDIIVLYGRKPRTKTPQQLIAELECLYDLGWRRTIFLVDDNFIGNKRNVKLLLKELQPWIEEKGYPFSFGTEASVDLANDQELMDMMTACNFGTVFLGIETPDEDSLEVTKKYQNTRDPLSESVNKIISSGLRVMAGFIVGFDGEKKGAGDRVVEFVQQSTIPTAIFSMLQVLPDTGLWHRLKKEERLLEDSGSGDINQTTLMNFIPTRPVEEIAEEFVRGFYALYDPQKYLDRTYQHYRILGEAPCHKYPKKRKTKAKKPFEFAMLRALAIICWRQGVVRKTRYSFWSYLVQMFIHNRRGIPSYLTVCAQIEHFLEYREIVKAEIEQQLANYQEQMENRELLQQETPKAIAS from the coding sequence ATGCGCGCTTTACTGATTTATCCCGTTTTTCCAAAAAGCTTTTGGTCTTTTGAAAAAGCGATCGAATTAATTGGACGCAAGGCATTGCTTCCTCCTTTGGGTCTGATTACTGTCGCGGCTATTTTGCCCCAAGATTGGGAATTTAAACTGGTAGATCGCAATATTCGACCTGTGACAGAAGCCGAATGGGAATGGGCTGACATTGTTATTATGTCGGGGATGATTGTTCAAAAATATGACATTGCAGATCAGATTGCAGAAGCACGAAAACGAGGTTTGAAGGTCGCAATTGGAGGGCCTTACGCTACTGCTTTTTCCAAGGAATTAAGAGGCGAAGTTGATTACCTCATCTTGGATGAAGGGGAAATTACAATCCCTATGTTCATTGAGTCCATAGAGAAAGGTGAAGAGTCCGGCATCTATCGCGCCACAGAAAAACCGGACGTCTCAACCACACCTATTCCTCGATATGACCTTCTAGAGCTAGATGCATACTCCGAGATGTCAGTGCAATTTTCGCGGGGTTGTCCTTACCAATGTGAGTTCTGCGACATTATTGTTCTCTATGGTCGCAAGCCACGCACAAAGACTCCTCAGCAATTGATTGCCGAATTAGAATGCCTGTACGATCTCGGATGGCGACGCACTATTTTCTTGGTGGATGATAATTTCATCGGCAACAAGCGGAACGTGAAGCTTTTATTGAAAGAGCTTCAGCCATGGATCGAAGAGAAGGGTTATCCTTTCTCCTTTGGTACAGAGGCCTCTGTTGACCTGGCCAATGACCAAGAGTTAATGGATATGATGACGGCCTGTAATTTTGGTACGGTCTTTTTGGGTATTGAAACCCCAGATGAAGACAGCCTCGAAGTCACTAAAAAGTACCAAAATACTCGCGATCCATTGAGTGAGTCGGTCAACAAAATTATTAGCTCTGGCCTACGGGTAATGGCTGGTTTTATTGTTGGTTTTGATGGGGAAAAGAAAGGTGCGGGCGATCGCGTAGTGGAATTTGTTCAGCAAAGTACTATTCCAACTGCCATTTTTAGTATGTTGCAGGTGCTACCCGACACTGGTTTGTGGCATCGCTTGAAAAAAGAAGAACGTCTTTTAGAAGATTCTGGCTCTGGCGATATTAACCAAACAACACTGATGAATTTTATTCCGACTCGTCCTGTAGAGGAGATTGCGGAAGAATTTGTCCGAGGATTCTATGCGCTCTATGATCCACAAAAATACTTGGATCGTACCTATCAGCACTATCGGATTTTGGGTGAAGCACCTTGCCATAAGTATCCCAAAAAGCGTAAGACAAAAGCGAAAAAGCCCTTTGAATTTGCCATGCTTCGTGCCCTAGCGATTATTTGTTGGCGACAAGGTGTGGTTAGAAAAACAAGATATAGCTTCTGGTCTTATCTCGTGCAAATGTTTATCCACAACCGCCGTGGTATCCCTAGCTATCTCACGGTTTGTGCCCAAATTGAGCATTTCCTTGAATATCGAGAAATCGTAAAGGCAGAAATTGAACAACAGCTCGCTAACTATCAAGAGCAAATGGAAAACCGTGAGCTATTGCAACAGGAAACGCCTAAGGCGATCGCCAGCTAG
- a CDS encoding B12-binding domain-containing radical SAM protein — MKALLVYPEFHKSFWSFEKTIHLIGRKTFIPPLGLITVAAILPQDWELRLVDCNVRDVNDADWDWAEIVIFSGMIVHRANLLGLIKEAKSRGKKVAVGGPYATSLPHECQEVGADYMVLDEGEITIPLFVEAIAKGEESGVFRSGGVKPDVTTTPIPRYDLLDLKAYAMMSVQFSRGCPFQCEFCDIIVLYGRKPRTKTPQQLIAELEYLYDLGWRETVFMVDDNFIGNKRNVKLLLKELQPWMAKKGYPFSFNTEASVDLAQDQELMDLMVACNFGSVFLGIETPDEESLKVTKKFQNTRDTLSDSVDRIIASGIRVMAGFIIGFDGEKKGSGDRIVRFVEKTNIPLALFSMLQALPDTALWHRLEKEERLLGQSADINQTTLMNFVPTRPVEEIAEEYIQGFWDLYDPIAFLDRTYRCYRILGEANYPKKEFKVKKPFDWRALKALCIIMFQQGLVYKTRVKFWGYLFSMIRHNPGGVISYLTVCAYMEHFLDYRSEVREQIEKQLREYQTLQNKLETTISTNNEDIKAIAS; from the coding sequence ATGAAAGCATTATTGGTTTATCCGGAGTTCCATAAAAGTTTTTGGTCCTTTGAAAAAACGATTCACCTCATCGGACGAAAAACATTTATTCCACCATTGGGGTTGATTACTGTGGCTGCAATTTTGCCGCAGGATTGGGAATTAAGGCTGGTTGACTGCAATGTGCGTGATGTAAATGATGCAGATTGGGATTGGGCAGAGATCGTGATCTTTTCAGGCATGATCGTCCATCGCGCCAATTTGTTGGGACTGATTAAAGAAGCGAAGTCGAGAGGCAAGAAAGTTGCTGTCGGTGGCCCCTATGCGACATCTTTGCCCCATGAATGCCAGGAAGTGGGCGCTGATTATATGGTGCTGGATGAAGGAGAAATTACGATTCCTTTATTCGTCGAGGCGATCGCCAAAGGAGAAGAATCCGGCGTTTTTCGGAGCGGTGGCGTGAAACCTGATGTGACAACAACGCCAATTCCGCGATATGACCTGCTCGATCTCAAAGCCTATGCCATGATGTCTGTGCAGTTTTCGCGGGGCTGTCCATTCCAATGCGAGTTTTGCGACATTATCGTGCTTTATGGGCGTAAGCCACGAACGAAAACACCGCAGCAACTGATTGCCGAGCTGGAATATCTCTATGACTTGGGTTGGCGCGAAACCGTGTTTATGGTGGATGATAATTTCATCGGCAATAAGCGTAATGTCAAACTCTTATTAAAAGAATTACAGCCTTGGATGGCGAAAAAAGGTTATCCATTTTCCTTTAATACCGAAGCCTCTGTCGATTTGGCTCAGGATCAAGAGCTGATGGATTTGATGGTCGCTTGTAATTTTGGGTCGGTTTTCCTCGGCATTGAAACGCCAGACGAAGAGAGCCTCAAGGTCACTAAAAAGTTCCAAAATACGCGCGATACTCTTAGCGACTCAGTAGATCGAATTATTGCCTCTGGGATTCGGGTAATGGCGGGCTTTATTATCGGCTTTGATGGTGAGAAAAAAGGCTCTGGCGATCGCATTGTCCGATTTGTAGAGAAAACTAATATTCCCCTTGCTCTATTTAGTATGTTGCAAGCTTTGCCAGATACAGCCTTGTGGCATCGCTTAGAAAAAGAAGAACGTTTATTAGGTCAATCCGCTGACATTAATCAAACGACCCTAATGAATTTTGTCCCGACCCGTCCCGTTGAAGAAATTGCCGAAGAATACATTCAAGGGTTTTGGGATTTGTATGACCCCATTGCTTTTTTAGATCGGACTTACCGTTGCTACCGTATCCTCGGCGAGGCCAACTATCCCAAAAAAGAATTTAAGGTAAAGAAACCTTTTGATTGGAGAGCGTTGAAAGCGTTGTGCATCATCATGTTTCAGCAGGGGTTGGTTTATAAAACCCGTGTGAAATTCTGGGGTTATTTATTCAGTATGATTCGCCATAATCCCGGCGGTGTCATCAGCTACCTTACGGTTTGTGCATACATGGAACATTTTCTTGACTACCGTTCCGAGGTGAGAGAGCAAATTGAAAAGCAACTCCGAGAATATCAAACACTACAAAATAAATTAGAAACGACGATCTCAACCAATAATGAAGACATTAAGGCGATCGCCAGCTAA
- the dprA gene encoding DNA-processing protein DprA, which yields MVMERYYWVAWSQIKGIGPVLLKRVWQHFGSLEAAWRSPRLALGEVEGLGGKLVDKVVAGRSPVNPQQVYEQHLAKNPQFWTPSDPDYPKLLLEIPSPPPVLYYRGQVNALENQGKIPAIAIVGTRHPTEHGKRWTARMSKALSQAGFTIVSGMAKGIDGIAHNACLKVPGRTIAVLGTGVDVVYPANHRQLYEEINAKGLILSEYPAGTKPDRSNFPARNRIIAGLSRATLVMEAPTRSGSLITARYANEFNRDVYTLPNSPEQQQASGCLDLIRRGASMLLNEKRLLEDLGSLPHLDEVSPQLSLLPTDVIPEPVSEPEPEPIPQKLDFTQIPRDLLPLWHAISPEATPFDLIVVQSGLKADRVSATLLEWELEGLISQLPGMRYRRL from the coding sequence GTGGTAATGGAGCGTTATTACTGGGTGGCGTGGTCGCAGATTAAAGGGATTGGGCCGGTTTTATTGAAGCGAGTTTGGCAGCATTTTGGATCTCTAGAAGCAGCATGGAGATCACCGCGATTAGCTTTAGGGGAAGTGGAAGGTCTTGGTGGGAAGCTGGTGGATAAAGTGGTCGCTGGGCGATCGCCCGTCAATCCACAGCAGGTATATGAGCAGCATCTTGCTAAGAATCCACAATTTTGGACGCCATCAGATCCAGACTATCCGAAGCTTTTGTTGGAAATTCCGAGTCCCCCACCAGTCTTGTACTATCGCGGCCAAGTAAATGCGTTAGAAAACCAAGGAAAGATTCCGGCGATCGCCATTGTCGGTACCCGTCACCCAACAGAGCATGGCAAGCGTTGGACAGCCAGAATGAGTAAAGCTTTGTCGCAAGCTGGTTTTACCATCGTTTCTGGTATGGCAAAAGGTATTGATGGGATTGCCCATAACGCCTGTCTGAAAGTGCCTGGGCGTACTATTGCGGTGCTGGGAACAGGGGTTGACGTTGTGTATCCCGCTAATCATCGTCAGCTCTATGAAGAGATTAATGCGAAAGGTTTAATTTTGAGCGAATATCCGGCTGGGACAAAACCTGATCGGAGTAATTTTCCGGCTCGTAATCGAATTATTGCTGGGCTATCTCGTGCAACTCTCGTGATGGAAGCACCAACTCGATCAGGCTCGTTGATTACAGCTCGTTATGCGAATGAGTTTAATCGTGATGTTTATACCCTGCCCAATTCCCCTGAGCAGCAACAGGCAAGCGGCTGTCTTGATTTGATTCGGCGTGGGGCTAGTATGCTCCTCAATGAAAAGCGTTTATTAGAGGATTTAGGGAGTCTGCCCCATTTAGACGAAGTGTCCCCGCAATTATCTCTACTGCCAACAGATGTGATTCCAGAACCAGTCTCAGAACCAGAACCGGAACCTATTCCTCAAAAGCTAGACTTCACCCAAATTCCGCGAGATTTATTGCCGCTTTGGCACGCGATTTCTCCTGAGGCAACGCCTTTTGATCTGATTGTGGTGCAGTCAGGATTGAAGGCTGATCGGGTGTCTGCCACATTATTGGAATGGGAGCTGGAAGGTCTGATTAGTCAATTACCAGGGATGCGTTATCGTCGTCTCTAA
- a CDS encoding Fe(3+) ABC transporter substrate-binding protein — MKIRFATLCGAAISAALFTVGCTPETPTPSESDTTTTSETESTDTDADADAGELNLYSSRHYDSDAELYDNFSQATGIKINLIEGKDDELLERLKTEGENSPADVLITVDIARLWRAQSEGLLQETDSEALISAIPENLRSTDNTWFGLTKRARIIVYNTEAVDEADLTTYEDLADPKWAGRFCVRSSSNTYNQSLVASKIVELGEEATEAWAKGLVSNFAREPEGNDTAQIKAVAAGECDLALVNSYYVARLRSSDDQESQEIIANIGAFFPNQEAGGTHVNISGAGMMANAPNPEQAQEFLEFMVTPEAQEIFANNNNEYPVIAEIEPNEVVAQFGDWQASDLPLESFGEKNADAVKLMDRAGWK; from the coding sequence ATGAAAATCCGTTTTGCCACCCTCTGTGGTGCAGCAATTAGTGCTGCTCTATTCACAGTAGGTTGTACTCCTGAAACCCCTACCCCTTCTGAAAGTGATACGACAACCACCTCAGAAACAGAAAGCACAGATACTGATGCTGATGCCGACGCAGGCGAACTAAATCTCTATTCCTCTCGTCACTACGACAGTGATGCGGAATTATATGACAACTTTTCGCAAGCAACAGGTATTAAGATCAATTTAATCGAAGGTAAAGACGATGAATTGCTCGAACGTCTTAAAACTGAAGGAGAAAATAGTCCTGCTGATGTTTTAATCACCGTTGATATTGCGCGTCTGTGGCGAGCACAAAGTGAAGGCCTCCTACAAGAAACCGATTCTGAAGCTTTAATCAGTGCCATCCCAGAAAATCTGCGGAGCACGGACAATACTTGGTTCGGTCTCACTAAGCGGGCACGCATCATTGTCTACAACACCGAAGCTGTTGATGAAGCAGACCTCACCACCTATGAAGATCTCGCTGATCCGAAATGGGCAGGACGCTTCTGTGTGCGCAGTTCTAGCAATACCTACAATCAATCCCTCGTTGCATCGAAGATTGTCGAGCTTGGTGAAGAAGCCACTGAAGCTTGGGCAAAGGGTTTAGTTAGTAACTTTGCCCGTGAGCCCGAAGGTAATGACACGGCTCAAATTAAGGCGGTTGCAGCAGGTGAATGCGATCTTGCTTTGGTCAATAGCTACTATGTGGCACGCCTACGTAGCTCTGATGATCAAGAAAGCCAAGAAATTATTGCCAACATTGGCGCATTCTTCCCGAACCAAGAAGCTGGCGGTACTCACGTCAATATCAGTGGTGCTGGCATGATGGCCAATGCGCCTAACCCAGAGCAAGCTCAGGAATTCCTTGAGTTTATGGTGACCCCTGAAGCCCAAGAAATCTTTGCGAATAACAATAACGAATATCCGGTTATCGCTGAGATTGAGCCGAATGAAGTGGTAGCCCAGTTTGGTGATTGGCAGGCCTCTGACCTACCTCTCGAAAGCTTTGGTGAGAAAAATGCTGATGCCGTGAAGCTCATGGACCGAGCTGGCTGGAAGTAG
- a CDS encoding heme oxygenase (biliverdin-producing) produces MVANLATMLREGTKTSHTMAENVGFVKCFLKGVVEKKSYRKLVTDLYFVYSAMEEEMERLKDHPIVSKIYFSELNRKESLATDLQFYYGANWESQIKITPSGQAYVDRIHQVAQEAPELLVSHSYTRYLGDLSGGQILKKIAQNAMNLDGDGTAFYEFDAIDDEKAFKDMYRAAMNDLDVSQEMADQIVDEANDAFGMNMKMFQELEGNLVKAIGTMLFNTLTRRRAKGSTSMSTASN; encoded by the coding sequence ATGGTCGCTAACCTAGCAACAATGTTAAGAGAGGGAACCAAGACTTCCCACACAATGGCCGAGAACGTTGGCTTCGTGAAGTGCTTTCTCAAAGGCGTGGTCGAGAAAAAGTCCTACCGCAAGCTCGTGACGGATCTTTATTTTGTTTACTCCGCGATGGAAGAAGAGATGGAGCGTCTCAAGGATCACCCCATCGTGTCTAAGATTTATTTCTCCGAGCTCAACCGTAAAGAGAGTCTCGCGACAGATCTACAGTTTTACTACGGTGCAAACTGGGAATCTCAAATCAAAATCACCCCCTCTGGTCAGGCATACGTTGACCGTATCCACCAAGTTGCACAGGAAGCGCCTGAGCTACTCGTTAGCCATTCCTACACTCGTTACCTCGGCGATCTTTCTGGTGGTCAAATCCTCAAGAAAATTGCTCAGAACGCAATGAACCTCGACGGCGACGGTACTGCTTTCTATGAGTTTGACGCTATCGATGATGAGAAAGCGTTTAAGGATATGTATCGCGCAGCAATGAACGATCTTGATGTCTCTCAAGAGATGGCTGATCAGATTGTTGATGAAGCGAATGATGCTTTCGGTATGAACATGAAGATGTTCCAAGAGCTAGAAGGTAACCTCGTTAAGGCGATCGGCACCATGCTCTTTAACACTTTGACTCGCCGTCGTGCGAAAGGCAGCACTTCAATGTCCACTGCTAGCAACTAG
- a CDS encoding S-layer homology domain-containing protein, which translates to MLYFWRNCGLSLVAIALWGCNQGGSLEDSFAPDPSLSQQPTVLGNGSSRTDLPEGFPPEIPLYPEATLIQSQPNSTVWAIADNVTQLEDFYRETLAAESWNIIAKAPTTDDFQQLVATKNNIELSIAIPIDSAPEPEDSEQAVVGTTFVLSYQILNVQPQLNSAEPLDSIAEPDNVEPEIEPTSTPETEKKTPEQIKDLIALDVFEDSEFQGSLTISRRQFARWLFKAHNAIYGDRPNQQIRLATDTNQAVFQDLPSSDPDFGMIQGLAEAGLLPSTLTSDANPTTFRPDAPLTRETLISWKVPLDRRKALPETTLEQIAETWGFQDATEIDSRALQALYIDFQNGDQANTRRVFGYTTLFQPKKTVTQTEAAIALWYFGFQSDGLSAADVRP; encoded by the coding sequence TTGCTGTATTTTTGGCGGAATTGTGGTTTGTCTCTGGTGGCGATCGCCCTGTGGGGCTGTAATCAAGGTGGCTCACTGGAAGATAGTTTTGCCCCAGACCCAAGTTTGTCGCAACAACCGACAGTACTAGGTAATGGCTCATCCCGTACTGATTTGCCAGAAGGTTTTCCGCCAGAGATTCCCCTCTATCCTGAAGCGACGCTCATTCAGTCTCAACCGAATTCTACGGTTTGGGCGATCGCCGACAATGTAACCCAGCTCGAAGATTTTTATAGAGAAACCTTAGCCGCAGAAAGCTGGAATATTATCGCAAAGGCACCTACAACGGATGATTTTCAGCAACTGGTGGCGACCAAAAATAATATTGAGCTAAGCATTGCTATTCCGATCGATTCGGCTCCTGAACCTGAGGACTCTGAACAGGCAGTGGTGGGCACAACTTTTGTGTTGAGTTACCAAATTCTCAATGTGCAACCCCAGCTGAATTCAGCGGAACCTCTGGATAGTATTGCTGAGCCAGACAATGTAGAACCTGAAATTGAACCCACGTCCACACCAGAGACGGAAAAAAAAACGCCAGAACAAATTAAAGACTTAATAGCGCTGGATGTTTTCGAGGATTCAGAGTTTCAAGGCAGTCTAACTATTAGCCGTCGACAGTTTGCCCGGTGGTTATTTAAAGCCCATAACGCTATCTACGGCGATCGCCCCAACCAACAAATTCGTCTCGCAACGGATACCAACCAAGCCGTATTTCAAGACCTCCCGAGTAGCGATCCAGATTTTGGCATGATCCAAGGACTAGCCGAAGCTGGATTATTACCCTCGACTCTCACCAGCGACGCTAACCCCACCACCTTTCGCCCTGATGCCCCATTAACGCGCGAAACTCTAATTTCCTGGAAAGTCCCTCTCGATCGCCGTAAAGCTTTGCCTGAAACGACCCTAGAGCAAATTGCTGAAACATGGGGATTTCAGGATGCTACTGAAATTGACTCCCGTGCACTCCAAGCTCTATATATCGATTTTCAGAATGGTGACCAAGCTAATACCCGCCGAGTATTTGGGTATACAACTCTCTTTCAACCCAAGAAAACAGTGACCCAAACGGAGGCGGCGATCGCCCTATGGTATTTCGGCTTTCAGAGTGATGGCCTTTCTGCCGCAGATGTCCGTCCCTAA